From the genome of Rhizobacter sp. AJA081-3:
GCCACGCTCGAGCGCAAGGGCCTGGCCTATCGCTCCAGCAACGGCGACGTGAACTACTCTGTGCGCAAGTTCGAGGGCTACGGCAAGCTCTCCGGCAAGTCGATCGACCAGTTGCGCGCCGGCGAGCGCGTGGCAGTGCTCGACGGCAAGGAGGACCCGCTGGACTTCGTGCTCTGGAAGTCGGCCAAGCCGACCGAACCGGCCGATGCCAAGTGGGACAGCGCGTTCGGAAGCGGCCGCCCCGGCTGGCACATCGAGTGCTCGGCCATGGGCTGCTCGCTGCTGGGCGAACACTTCGACATCCATGGCGGCGGACTGGACCTGATCTTCCCGCACCACGAGAACGAGATCGCGCAGAGCGAAGGCGCCAACGGCCAGCGCTTCGTCAACGTGTGGATGCACAACGGCTTCCTCAACGTCGACAACGTGAAGATGTCGAAGTCGCTGGGCAACTTCTTCACCATCCGCGACGTGCTCAAGCACTTCGACGGCGAGACGATCCGCTTCTTCATGCTGCGCACGCACTACCGCAGCCCGTTCAACTTCAGCGATGCGAACCTCGACGATGCGCGCAGCGCGTTGCGCAGGCTGTACACCGCGCTCGACGGGATCGACGTGCCGGCGATCGAGGTCGACTGGGGCCAGCCCCAGGCCGCCGCCTTCCGCGCCGCGATGAACGACGACTTCAACACACCGGTGGCGTTTGCCGTGCTGTTCGACCTGGCTGGCGAACTCAACCGCACGCGTTCGCCGCAGACGGCTGCGCTGCTCAAGGGGCTCGGTGCCACGCTCGGTGTGCTGCAGCAGGTGCCGCGCAGCTTCATGCAGGCCGGCAGCGGGCTGGACGAAGCGGCCATCGCACAGCGCATCGAGGCACGCGCGCAGGCCAAGGCCGCGCGCGACTTCGTGCGGGCCGATCGCATCCG
Proteins encoded in this window:
- the cysS gene encoding cysteine--tRNA ligase; this encodes MTLRIHNTLSRDIETFTPIDPNHVRMYVCGMTIYDLCHVGHARFLLVFDMVYRWLRTLGYEVTYVRNITDIDDKIIKRAVERGIPIRQLTAEMTEAMHQDIAQLGVLPPSHEPRATEFVPQMLEMIATLERKGLAYRSSNGDVNYSVRKFEGYGKLSGKSIDQLRAGERVAVLDGKEDPLDFVLWKSAKPTEPADAKWDSAFGSGRPGWHIECSAMGCSLLGEHFDIHGGGLDLIFPHHENEIAQSEGANGQRFVNVWMHNGFLNVDNVKMSKSLGNFFTIRDVLKHFDGETIRFFMLRTHYRSPFNFSDANLDDARSALRRLYTALDGIDVPAIEVDWGQPQAAAFRAAMNDDFNTPVAFAVLFDLAGELNRTRSPQTAALLKGLGATLGVLQQVPRSFMQAGSGLDEAAIAQRIEARAQAKAARDFVRADRIRQELAADGIVLKDSPQGTTWVKG